In the genome of Candidatus Epulonipiscium sp., one region contains:
- a CDS encoding RidA family protein, producing MQKINTTKAPAAIGPYSQAIIVNGILYTSGQIPLDPVSGAVVEGGIREQTHQVMKNLHAVLEEAKSSLEDVFKTTCFLSDMGNFAAFNEVYAEYFTGKPARSCVAVRELPKGVLVEVEVIAKAE from the coding sequence ATGCAAAAAATCAATACAACAAAGGCTCCGGCTGCTATAGGCCCATACTCACAAGCGATAATAGTAAATGGAATACTCTATACATCTGGACAAATACCCTTAGACCCTGTAAGTGGTGCCGTAGTAGAAGGTGGAATTAGGGAACAGACACATCAGGTAATGAAAAACTTACATGCTGTTTTAGAAGAGGCCAAGTCCTCCCTTGAAGATGTATTTAAAACCACTTGTTTTTTATCCGATATGGGGAACTTTGCAGCATTTAATGAAGTATATGCAGAATATTTTACTGGAAAACCGGCTCGTTCCTGCGTGGCAGTGAGGGAACTTCCAAAAGGTGTTTTGGTAGAAGTTGAAGTTATTGCCAAAGCAGAATAA
- a CDS encoding ABC transporter substrate-binding protein, whose product MKKTILAFTLVIILFLGGCLAPSKKGEVETENTSYPLIITDQLGREVTIEEEPERIVSGYYISTSLLIALDLQDQIVGIENKPEKRPIYKLAAPRLLQRPNVGTMKELNMEMVLELEPDLVILPVKLKDNIEALEELGIKVIAVNPENSDLINEMIAIISKATNTIDRGDRLVEAIDRYTKKLGTLLDGIDEKTVYLGGNSEFLNTAGSKMYQDTLITLARGKNVATEIEDSYWVNVSYEQLLKWDPDVIILASEAEYSKDDVLNDTAIRDIKAVKNKAVEVIPNNIEAWDSPVPSSVLGSLWMASVLYPDKYSNEEFNLDVQEFYSTFYNIEVNVNE is encoded by the coding sequence ATGAAAAAAACGATTTTAGCATTTACATTGGTAATTATACTTTTTTTAGGGGGCTGCTTAGCTCCTTCAAAAAAGGGAGAGGTTGAAACCGAAAATACTTCATACCCACTCATCATTACAGATCAGTTGGGCAGAGAAGTTACCATCGAAGAGGAACCCGAAAGAATTGTAAGTGGATATTATATATCAACATCCCTACTCATTGCATTAGATTTACAGGATCAAATAGTTGGAATTGAAAACAAACCGGAAAAACGGCCCATATACAAACTAGCGGCTCCAAGGTTATTGCAACGCCCCAATGTAGGGACAATGAAAGAATTAAACATGGAAATGGTTTTGGAACTAGAACCGGATTTGGTTATTCTTCCCGTAAAATTAAAAGATAATATCGAAGCCTTAGAAGAACTTGGAATTAAGGTTATTGCCGTTAACCCGGAAAATAGTGACCTGATTAATGAAATGATTGCAATTATCTCGAAAGCTACCAATACTATAGACCGTGGAGACAGATTGGTTGAAGCAATCGACAGATACACAAAGAAGTTAGGCACCCTCTTAGATGGGATAGATGAAAAAACCGTGTATCTTGGGGGTAATAGCGAATTTCTAAATACCGCCGGATCTAAGATGTACCAAGATACATTAATAACCTTAGCTAGAGGAAAGAATGTAGCCACTGAGATTGAAGATTCTTATTGGGTAAATGTATCCTATGAACAATTACTCAAATGGGATCCGGATGTTATTATCCTTGCATCGGAAGCAGAGTATAGCAAGGATGACGTACTAAATGATACGGCCATAAGGGATATAAAGGCAGTTAAAAACAAGGCTGTAGAAGTCATACCAAATAATATAGAAGCTTGGGATTCCCCGGTTCCTTCTTCAGTTTTAGGTTCTTTGTGGATGGCCAGTGTCCTTTATCCCGATAAGTATTCCAATGAGGAATTCAACTTAGATGTGCAGGAATTTTATTCAACATTCTACAATATAGAAGTTAATGTCAATGAATAA
- a CDS encoding iron ABC transporter permease — translation MNKGPRNGIFGFSVLLGFLCIISFRVGRYEMNTGDIFRVLTRTASPMKMNVFFNLRLPRTILVMLAGFTLAYVGSILQTIFKNPLAAPEIIGVSSGASAGAAFSIVALGGGFYVTMASAFIGAILALGMSLLIASKSNQKSLASFVLSGIAVNALAQSAIMFLKMAADPERQLASIEFWMMGGFNTITASKVRLVIPITLIALFFLILYRRQIEILSLKDDEARALGVNIKRIRPIILMLCSIAVASIVSVSGLVSFIGLIGPHLSRLIVKRNSSRVWMISGLIGSSLLLISDIIARSISASEIPISICTSFIGAPVLIYLMMRKEHLV, via the coding sequence ATGAATAAAGGTCCTCGCAATGGTATTTTCGGATTTTCTGTTCTTTTAGGATTCTTATGTATCATATCCTTTAGGGTTGGAAGATATGAAATGAACACGGGGGATATATTTAGAGTTTTAACCCGAACCGCATCCCCCATGAAAATGAATGTATTTTTTAACCTTAGACTTCCACGTACCATATTAGTCATGTTAGCAGGATTTACCCTAGCTTATGTGGGGAGCATATTGCAGACGATTTTCAAAAACCCCCTAGCGGCACCGGAAATCATAGGGGTAAGTTCCGGGGCAAGTGCAGGGGCTGCATTTTCTATTGTAGCTCTTGGTGGTGGATTTTATGTCACTATGGCATCAGCATTTATTGGGGCAATTCTTGCTCTAGGTATGTCCCTTTTGATTGCATCTAAATCCAATCAAAAAAGCCTGGCAAGTTTTGTATTAAGCGGTATTGCAGTCAATGCCCTTGCACAATCGGCTATCATGTTTCTAAAGATGGCAGCGGACCCGGAAAGGCAGCTGGCATCGATTGAGTTTTGGATGATGGGAGGTTTCAATACCATAACTGCCTCTAAGGTTAGGCTGGTTATACCAATAACCCTAATAGCACTATTCTTTCTTATATTATACAGACGTCAAATTGAGATATTATCACTAAAAGATGATGAAGCTAGAGCCTTAGGTGTAAATATAAAAAGAATTCGCCCCATCATCTTAATGTTATGCAGTATTGCAGTTGCTTCCATTGTCTCGGTTAGTGGCTTAGTTAGTTTTATCGGTTTAATAGGGCCCCATCTTTCTCGGTTAATCGTAAAACGTAATTCAAGTAGGGTGTGGATGATATCTGGGCTTATAGGAAGCTCTTTGCTGCTGATATCAGATATAATTGCAAGAAGTATTTCTGCTAGTGAAATTCCAATTAGTATTTGCACAAGCTTCATTGGTGCTCCTGTTTTAATTTATTTAATGATGAGAAAGGAGCATCTTGTATGA
- a CDS encoding ABC transporter ATP-binding protein, translating into MRNELEIRNLDVFYKKRHIVKNIGLTMGTKEFNALLGRNGCGKTTLLKGILGLIKTEGNILLNGASIPTLGVKEKAKSIGYISQRTDVTYSIGVKDLILMGLNPHLGTFEQIDKHQELKVIDIAKELGIEKFLNKDYLTLSEGQKQLVIIARAIVQDASLLLLDEPDSAMDFVVRHIILQKLKEILILHNKMALITMHDPNFALSYCDNIFLMKDGGLLETIRVKEDGIKEIKRKLRLIYGEIDLIEYKGSFYMVKA; encoded by the coding sequence ATGAGAAATGAGCTTGAAATAAGGAACCTAGATGTATTTTATAAAAAAAGGCATATTGTAAAAAACATAGGCCTAACCATGGGCACAAAAGAATTCAATGCCCTCTTAGGAAGGAATGGATGTGGAAAGACAACCCTATTAAAAGGGATTCTTGGACTTATAAAAACAGAAGGAAATATACTGCTTAATGGTGCATCCATTCCAACCCTTGGGGTCAAGGAAAAAGCAAAAAGTATTGGATATATCTCACAACGAACGGATGTAACCTATTCTATTGGAGTTAAGGACTTAATACTAATGGGATTAAATCCACATCTAGGAACCTTTGAGCAAATTGATAAACACCAAGAATTAAAAGTGATAGATATTGCAAAAGAATTAGGTATAGAAAAATTTTTGAATAAAGATTATTTGACCTTAAGTGAGGGGCAAAAGCAACTTGTAATCATTGCTAGGGCTATCGTACAAGATGCCAGTCTTTTATTGCTAGATGAACCAGATAGCGCAATGGACTTCGTAGTAAGACATATCATCCTTCAAAAACTAAAAGAAATATTAATCCTTCATAATAAGATGGCATTAATAACCATGCATGATCCTAATTTCGCCCTATCCTATTGTGATAATATCTTTCTAATGAAGGATGGAGGCTTATTAGAAACCATCCGTGTTAAGGAAGATGGTATTAAGGAAATAAAAAGAAAGCTTAGACTTATTTATGGGGAAATCGACTTAATCGAATATAAAGGAAGTTTTTATATGGTGAAAGCATGA
- a CDS encoding nucleotidyltransferase family protein codes for MKKNKQAFDVSCIIMASGASTRFGDNKLLADFHGRTLVERVLDQIPFDLFKEVILVTRYIEIRELAKNYPVVCILHDFPRQRDTIRVGMEHITNTKGCMLVTCDQPLRTIDSLRKMYHMFNQHPTSVVRLGYHDLVGNPVLFPNRYYEELKNLMPGQRGLDVIKAHKENIVIVQANNKYELADVDTPYDLMNLLNIPD; via the coding sequence ATGAAAAAAAACAAACAAGCATTTGATGTAAGTTGCATTATTATGGCCAGTGGGGCCAGTACTAGGTTCGGCGATAACAAATTATTAGCAGATTTTCATGGAAGAACTCTAGTTGAACGGGTACTAGATCAAATTCCCTTTGATTTATTCAAAGAAGTAATACTAGTAACCAGATATATAGAAATTAGGGAACTTGCTAAAAATTATCCTGTTGTTTGTATTTTGCATGACTTTCCTAGACAGCGGGATACCATACGAGTAGGTATGGAGCATATTACCAATACCAAGGGGTGTATGCTTGTTACTTGTGACCAGCCCCTAAGAACCATAGATTCTTTAAGGAAGATGTACCATATGTTTAATCAGCATCCGACTTCGGTGGTGAGACTTGGGTATCATGACTTGGTTGGCAATCCAGTGTTGTTTCCAAATCGATATTATGAAGAACTAAAAAATTTAATGCCTGGGCAAAGAGGTTTGGATGTAATCAAAGCCCATAAGGAGAACATAGTTATTGTACAAGCAAATAATAAATACGAATTGGCGGATGTGGATACCCCTTACGACTTAATGAATTTATTAAACATCCCTGATTAG
- the ssnA gene encoding putative aminohydrolase SsnA, with protein sequence MYLIGNGKVFTRDPKVPYIPRGGVFFEGNLIREVGTFEALKEKYPQAKIIDAKNQVIMPGLINVHNHIYSSLARGLSIKNHNPKNFLDILEGLWWNLDNHLTLENDRISAQVTFLNCIENGVTTVFDHHASYKKTKGSLMELAQIAKEYKIRACLCYEVSDRNGQEEMKKAVKENVDFINYANKDTSDMIKGIMGLHASFTLSDETLRYVVEQNPENAGYHVHIAEGMDDVEDSLTKYGVRTVERLNSMGILGPKTVAGHCIYVEDKELDILKETDTMVVHNPESNMGNAVGAPDVLKIFAKGVSVGLGTDGYTNDMIESYKVANILQKHLHKDPNCAWGEIPTMLFENNAKIANRFFATPLGKIKEGYGADIIFVDYDPLTPMDENNLNSHILFGMNGSLVTTTICNGEILMKDRKLLHINKEEVMKESRKQAKDLWQRINDKR encoded by the coding sequence ATGTATCTAATAGGAAATGGAAAAGTATTTACTAGAGATCCCAAGGTGCCCTATATTCCGAGGGGTGGAGTCTTCTTTGAAGGTAATCTAATTAGAGAAGTAGGTACCTTTGAAGCATTAAAGGAAAAATACCCCCAGGCAAAAATCATAGATGCAAAGAACCAAGTGATTATGCCAGGACTTATAAATGTTCATAATCATATCTATTCCTCATTGGCTAGAGGATTAAGTATCAAAAATCACAACCCAAAAAATTTTTTAGATATCCTTGAGGGTTTATGGTGGAATTTAGACAATCACCTAACCTTAGAAAATGATAGAATTAGTGCCCAGGTAACGTTTTTAAATTGTATAGAAAACGGTGTGACTACGGTCTTTGACCACCATGCTAGCTACAAAAAAACAAAAGGCAGCCTAATGGAATTGGCCCAAATTGCAAAAGAATACAAAATTCGCGCCTGTCTTTGTTATGAGGTAAGTGATCGAAATGGTCAAGAAGAAATGAAGAAAGCAGTAAAGGAAAATGTGGATTTCATAAATTATGCAAATAAAGATACCTCTGACATGATAAAAGGTATCATGGGCCTTCATGCCAGCTTTACCCTAAGCGATGAAACCCTTAGGTATGTGGTAGAACAAAACCCAGAAAATGCAGGATACCATGTGCATATAGCAGAAGGAATGGATGATGTGGAGGATAGTCTTACAAAGTACGGCGTTCGTACTGTGGAACGGTTAAACTCCATGGGTATCCTTGGACCTAAGACGGTGGCAGGTCATTGTATCTATGTTGAGGATAAAGAGTTAGATATTCTAAAAGAAACGGACACCATGGTGGTTCATAATCCCGAAAGTAATATGGGAAATGCCGTTGGTGCCCCGGATGTACTGAAGATTTTTGCTAAAGGAGTATCAGTAGGGCTTGGAACCGATGGGTATACCAACGATATGATAGAAAGCTACAAGGTAGCCAATATCCTTCAAAAGCATCTACACAAAGATCCAAATTGTGCCTGGGGCGAAATTCCAACCATGTTATTTGAAAATAACGCTAAAATTGCTAATCGTTTCTTTGCAACCCCTTTAGGAAAAATCAAAGAAGGGTACGGGGCAGATATTATATTCGTGGATTATGACCCTCTAACTCCGATGGACGAAAACAACCTAAATTCTCATATTTTATTTGGAATGAATGGTTCTTTGGTCACAACTACCATTTGTAACGGTGAGATTCTTATGAAAGATAGAAAGCTTCTTCATATAAATAAGGAAGAAGTAATGAAGGAAAGCAGAAAACAAGCAAAGGATTTATGGCAAAGGATTAATGACAAACGATAA
- a CDS encoding selenate reductase: MSDVMVQIPFHKIMERIMFEKEKYNTVFGVGNLYTHDGNRELNLFGNPLENPFGPAAGPHTQLAQNLVAAYVGGSRFFELKTVQILDGHDLHVDKPCIRADDEAYNVEWSTELYVSQAIEEYIKGYYAIKLISKEYGFGDPDKFIFNTSVGYNLEGIKSKKIDDFIEGLKDARDTEAWRECETWALNNVDEFKNIDEEYIKSISSKICNSITLSTMHGCPSDEIEGIITHLLISKKINTYLKCNPTLLGYDFVRKTMDDMGYDYMIFEKGGFESDLQYPDAVILIKKMQELARENGLTFGVKLSNTFHVKVKKNELPGEDMYMSGKALYPLTINLAAKLAKDFDGRLPMSFSGGADANNIQKIFDTGIWPITVATILLKPTGYNVIKKLATLLDACHFPLDQVVNVSKLEELAKEAISDKNYRKSEVSRKKILVSFDENKNVRMECKVTCGSCVNVCPNRANTTLMVEGVKRMLHIDDYCNECGNCYIFCPDKCTPYKDRLTLFSGKKELKESTNQGFAMIEDLVVYRYNGEVKECELKDAPQIIQSFVQAIKEQQPYL; the protein is encoded by the coding sequence ATGAGTGATGTAATGGTACAGATACCTTTTCATAAAATTATGGAAAGAATTATGTTTGAAAAAGAAAAATACAATACTGTTTTTGGGGTGGGCAATCTTTACACCCATGATGGAAATAGGGAATTAAATTTATTTGGAAACCCATTAGAAAATCCTTTTGGACCGGCAGCCGGACCCCACACACAATTGGCTCAAAACTTAGTTGCAGCCTATGTAGGGGGGAGTAGATTCTTCGAACTTAAAACTGTTCAAATATTAGACGGCCACGATTTACATGTGGACAAGCCCTGTATCCGTGCAGATGATGAAGCTTATAACGTAGAGTGGTCTACAGAGTTGTATGTATCTCAAGCCATCGAAGAGTATATCAAAGGTTATTATGCAATTAAACTTATTTCAAAAGAATATGGATTCGGGGATCCTGACAAGTTCATTTTCAATACATCCGTTGGGTACAACTTAGAAGGAATCAAGTCAAAGAAAATCGATGATTTTATAGAAGGGTTAAAGGATGCTAGGGATACTGAAGCCTGGAGAGAATGTGAAACATGGGCTCTTAATAATGTGGATGAATTCAAAAACATTGATGAAGAGTATATTAAATCTATTTCATCAAAGATTTGCAACTCCATTACTTTGTCCACCATGCATGGCTGCCCCAGTGACGAAATCGAAGGAATCATTACCCATTTATTAATTAGTAAAAAGATTAATACCTATCTAAAATGCAATCCAACCTTGTTAGGTTATGATTTTGTAAGGAAAACTATGGACGATATGGGCTATGACTACATGATCTTTGAAAAAGGCGGTTTTGAAAGCGATTTACAATACCCAGATGCTGTTATTTTAATTAAAAAAATGCAGGAACTTGCTAGGGAAAATGGCTTGACCTTCGGAGTTAAGCTATCTAATACCTTCCATGTAAAGGTGAAAAAGAATGAACTACCTGGGGAAGATATGTATATGTCAGGCAAGGCATTGTATCCATTGACCATCAATCTAGCGGCAAAGTTAGCAAAGGATTTCGATGGCAGATTGCCCATGTCCTTTTCCGGAGGGGCCGATGCTAATAATATTCAAAAAATATTTGATACTGGAATATGGCCAATTACAGTGGCGACTATCTTGTTAAAACCAACCGGATACAATGTGATAAAAAAGCTTGCAACTCTTTTAGATGCATGTCATTTTCCATTAGATCAAGTAGTTAATGTATCTAAGTTAGAAGAACTTGCAAAAGAAGCAATCTCTGATAAAAACTATAGAAAATCAGAAGTGTCCCGCAAGAAAATCTTAGTATCGTTTGACGAAAATAAAAATGTAAGAATGGAATGTAAGGTAACCTGCGGAAGCTGCGTAAATGTATGCCCAAATCGTGCTAACACTACCTTAATGGTAGAAGGTGTAAAACGTATGCTTCATATTGATGATTATTGTAATGAATGCGGAAATTGTTATATATTCTGCCCGGATAAATGTACACCATATAAAGATAGGCTGACATTGTTTTCAGGAAAAAAAGAATTAAAAGAAAGTACAAATCAGGGCTTTGCGATGATAGAAGACTTGGTAGTATATAGGTACAACGGGGAAGTAAAAGAATGTGAACTAAAGGATGCCCCACAGATTATACAAAGTTTTGTACAAGCAATCAAAGAACAACAGCCTTACCTGTAA